The sequence below is a genomic window from Candidatus Sungiibacteriota bacterium.
CGACGGGAAAAAACTTTTAGTGGAGGCGGCTTTTCAGTATACGGACGATCTGCAAGGAAAAGAGGTTTCTTTTGCTAATAATATCCACACTGGCGAGGGCGGCATGCATCTTACCGGATTCCGTACCGCCCTAACACGCGCCTTAAACGACTATGCCCGTAAAAATGAATACTTTAAAAAAGACGACGAAACACTTACCGGCGACGACGTACGCGAAGGAATTACTGCGATAATTTCTGTAAAATTGCGGGAGCCGCAGTTTGAAGGACAAACCAAGGCCAAACTTGGAAATCCCGAAGCGCGCACGGCCGTAGAAACAGTCGTGGGGGAATCAGTAAAAGAATGGCTGGAAAAATATCCGCGCGACGCGCAGGAAATTATTGGAAAAGCGCTTCTGGCGCAAAAAGCGCGAAAAGCTGCCAAGGCGGCGCGGGATACCGTACTGCGTAAAGGCGCGTTTGAGGGCCTAATGCTTCCGGGGAAACTTGCTGATTGCCAATCGCGCAATCCGGAGGAGTCGGAATTGTTTCTGGTGGAGGGGGATTCCGCAGGGGGCTGTTTTTCCGGAGACACAAAGATTGCCTTATTAGACGGACGCAATCTATCATTCAGAGAACTTATTCCAGAGGCAAGGGCTGGAAAAAAACATTACTGTTACACCATGCGCAACGATGGAAGTATTAATATCGCTCAAATTGTAAATCCGCGTCTGACCAAAAGTAAAGCAGAAGTCATAAAAATTATCTTGGATAACGACGAAGAAATTGTTTGTACCACAGATCATAAATTTATGTTGGCCGACGGCTCTTTTAAGGAGGCGCGGTGTCTGCAACCGCAAGATTCCCTTATGCCTCTATATCGTCAATTTTCTAAACTCGGAGGGCGAATCACTATTAAAGGATATGAGATGGTATACGACCCCCTTGAGCTCCGCTGGATTTTCACCCACCTTCTTTCTGACAGATATAATCTTGAACACAGCACCTACCTCGAAAGCGACGGCGCACATCGACACCACAAAGATTTTAACAAACTAAACAACAACCCAGAAAATATTATACGCCTCACCGATGAAAACCACTTAGAACTGCATCGGCGCTTAGCGAAAATGTTTCTTCATCGTCCAGAAATTCAGGCGAAAGCGACGGCTACAAAACGCACGGCTACCTACCGAGAAATGGCACGCCAAAAGACACTTGAAAAAAAGGGGCTCTTTAGCAGAAACGCAAAAAAACAATGGGAAAATGATACGTATAAACAATATATGTTGAAAAAGTTTCTGGAATTTTATAGGACACACGAGGAATATAGAAAAAAGAATAACCAGCTGCTTGATAAAATACAAAAGAAATACTGGGCAGATGAGAAGAACAGAGAAAAACAGGCACTGCGGACAAAAGAATTTTTCATAACTAATCCGGACAGAAAAATACGGCTTGCCGAAATCGCAAAACAACAATGGAGAGATGAAAAACTGCTACGCTGGCGCGCGTCAAAAACGCGCGGGCAATGGACGCCGGAATTTCGAGTAAAACGATATGCTGCATATAATCAGACGTATCTGCGCAAAGCCCTTGAAGTACTCAGGCAAATTTACGATAAATACGGGTCCGCCAGTGAACAGAAATACAACGAAATTCGCCAAAGGACTGGTGATAGGAACTTAATTAGACTTTCAACAGTCTGCCAAAGGTTTTTTGAAAATGATCAAAAAAAACTTACAGAGGCAGTAATAAATTATAATCACAAGGTTAAAAAAGTAATTCCGTTAGCGGAGCATATAGATGTATACGACCTTGAAGTCCCGGAGACACACAACTTCGCACTGGCCTCCGGGGTGTTTGTCCATAACAGCGCAAAGCAGGGCCGCGATAGAAAATTTCAGGCGATTCTGCCTCTTCGCGGAAAAATTTTAAATGTGGAAAAAGCGCGTCTGGACAAAATGCTCGCCTCCAAAGAAATTAAATCACTAATCATTGCTCTTGGCGCTGCCATTGGCGACGAATTTGACGAATCACGGCTCCGCTATCATCGCACCGTTATAATGACCGACGCTGACGTTGACGGCGCGCACATCCGAACCCTGCTTCTTACTCTTTTTTATCGCTATTTTCCAATCGTGGTTGAACGCGGTTACTTATATATAGCCCAACCGCCTTTGTATAGAATTCAGTCGGGGAGGGTTGTTCATTATGCCTATTCTGACGCGGAGAAAGATAAACTGGTTGCTGAATTTAAAAAGCAAAAATTAGAAACCAAACGCGTCCGGACAGAGGCTAAGGGTACCGAGGTGTCCGAAGAAGTAATGGAGGAAACAAAGGGTATTATTATTCAACGCTACAAAGGCTTGGGCGAGATGAATCCGTCCCAACTTTGGGAAACCACCATGGATCCGCAAATCCGTACCATGAAGCAGGTCACACTAGAAGACGCCACAGAAGCGGACAGAATTTTTGATATTTTGATGGGGGACGAAGTGTTGCCGCGAAAGAAATTTATACAAACTCACGCCAAAGCAGTTAAAAATTTAGACATCTAATCCATGCCGCAGTTTGAAGATTTTGGAGGAAAATTGCCGTTCTTTTTGAGGCGGCGCCAAGAGCAACAACCGAAGCAGGAAACATCATCTGAACGCCTTCAGCGTTTTATTGAGTTTGCCGCCTCCGAACTACGTCAAGAAGGAATAGCCGTTGACCAGAATTGCCGTATTGATATGGAGGCCTTTGCGGGTGTTTACTCCGCCCGGGTAATTGCCGAAGACAAACAGGAAATTGAAAGAATGAAGGAGAAATGGCAGAAAAACATAGCTGGTGAGATCAAAGATAGTGAAGAATTTGAGAAATTAAAAACTGCTATATTCTATAAAAACCTTAGGAACCACTTTGTGGTGGCCCGGGCTTCGCGATACGACGACATTAAAAATGGAGTGGACAACGTAATTATAGATAAAGAAAGCGGGGCCGTGGTCTGCGCCTTTGATGAGGTCGGGCAAACTTCCGGCAGCGACTATGAGGAGAAAAACCGCCGCATTCACGAAAAAAATGTCCATGAGCGCGGCGCAAAGCTGAAATACGGGATTATTTTTGAAACAGGCGGGAATCGTCCTACACCGAAACTGGAAAGACTTGATCATATACCAATTTTTTATCTCGCCCTTCCCCCAGCACACATCAGCGAGGGGCTAAGGAAATTTGATCCGGCCCTAGAACAGCAGTCCGACTACGAACAAAACCTTTTTACGTTTTTTATTGCCTCGCTTGAACAACAAATACAAAATCTTGAGCTTAAATCGCGGCAGCTTGCTGAACCTCTTCGGACGCGACTTAGTAAGTTCAGCGGCGCCCTTAAAAAACTGAAAAAGTAAAGTAGCTTGACAAGTGGTCCGTCCTTATCTATGCTGGATATAGAAAGGGGCCCGCGGGCCTTTTAAAAAGGCCGAAAAATGAATAAATTTATAACTTTCATAAAAGAATCACGGCTGGAACTCCAAAAAGTTACCTGGCCTACCCGTGAAGAAACTATCCGCTACACCATGACGGTTGTTGTTATTAGTGCGGTGGTGGCCATATTTTTGGGCGGTCTTGATTACATTTTTCAGTTTATTCTTAATAAGTTTATTTTATAAAAATATGCCCGAAAAAGAATTTGGTCAAAGAGAGGGTGGACTGCCATCCTATGATGAGGGAGAAGAAATACAGCGATTACTTGGGGGACCGTATCGGGAAAAATTTGTGCCGTCAGAAGAAATACCCGATCCTAATGCTGCCATCCCGGGACAAACTGAAGAAAAAGAAGAACGACAGAAACGAGAATGGCTATTCGCTGAATTCAGCACCCTTACCGAAGAAATGAAAACCACAATCCGCAAACAACTCCAAGAAGCAATTAAAGCACGGCCGGATTTAGATACATTTGCGACCGCTAAGTTTCTAATAGAGGGCGCCGTAAAACAGGCCGAAGAGGAAGAGGAAGAAAGGAAAAGAAAGAAGGGTTGGAAAAGAAGTTCTCGAAACTAAATAGATAGCTCCAAAATTTCGACAAATATGCCAAAACAAACATCGGAATTTGGCAGGAACTGGTACGCCGTGCACACTTATTCCGGATACGAAGACGCAGTGGCGCGAAACTTAAAACAGCGTATTGAGTCTATGGGCATGGAGGATAAAATTTTTAATGTCCTCGTTCCTGTTGAAAAAAAGATAAAAATTAAAAATGGAAAAAGAAGGACGGTGGAAGAGAAAATCTACCCGGGTTATGTTTTGGTGGAAATGGTGGTAACCGACGACTCTTGGTACGTGGTACGAAACACCCCGCGCGTAACCGGGTTTGTGGGCGCGGGCACCACTCCTGCTCCGCTTTCCCAAGAAGAGATTGATGTCCTGCTCAAACGCATGGGACAAGAAGAGCCTAAATTCAAGATTGAGGTCAACGTCGGGGATCCGGTAAAAATTATTGATGGTCCGTTTAAGGACTTTGACGGAAAAGTGGCCGAAGTTGATCAGGAGCGAGGGAAAATTAAGGTGTTAGTAAATATGTTTGGGCGCGACACGCCGGTGGAGTTGGATTCGCTGCAGATAAAGAAACTGTAATTGTTTTATGTTAAATGTTCTAGGTTGATGTTTATCCCCCCACCTTCCCAGAATACCCTACAGCTTGGTCTACTCCGCCGAAGCAGCCAGCTCACGCTGCGAAGGCTGGACTGCGGGGATGAATGGGCGTCGTAGAAATCCTTCCCGCGGGGTCCAATACCCAACTGGGAAGGTGGGGGGATTTATTGTTCTAAGTTCAAGTTAATGGCAACCGGACTAGAAAACCTTTGGGTCTATAAGCTTGCCGAGGATTTAGAAATTCTTGTCTACGAAATTACTAAGGGCTTCCCAAGAGATGAGTTTTACAGAAGTATCGACCAACTGAAAAGATCTTCGGCCTCTGTCGCAAATAATATCGCGGAATCCTATCATAAGTCATCCGCAAAAGAGAAAATACGTTTTATAGATATCGCCATGGGAGAGGCCGAGGAAACCAAAAGAAATCTCATAAGATCGTTTCGCAAGGGTTTCGTTAAGGAGGATAGTAAGCAGATCGTTGATGAATACACAAAACTACTTAATGGACTCGGTGCTTATAGAAAATTCCTCTTGCTTGGAAAGATAAAACCTAAACCTTAACCAAAAACATTAAACCTTAACTTAAAACATTGGACATAAAACCAAAATGGCTAAACTAGTAAAAACAATTATCAAACTCCAAATTCCTGCCGGCAAAGCTACTCCCGCGCCGCCCGTAGGCACCGCCCTCGGACCGCACGGAGTAAATATCGGGGAGTTTGTAAAAAAATATAATGACGCCACCGCCCAGATGGAAGGCGACGTTGTGCCGGTGGAAATTACGGTCTACGAGGACCGAACTTTTGATTTTAAACTAAAAACCCCGCCTGCTTCGGATCTTTTAAGAAAAGCGGCCTCGGTGGAAAAGGGTTCTGGGGAGCCGAATAAAAATAAAGTAGGCAGTGTAACACATGCCGATATTCGTAAAATAGCGGAGCGCAAACTGGAGGACCTCAACGCCGAAACTATTGAAGCGGCAGAAAAGATTGTGGAGGGCACAGCCCGCTCCATGGGCATTGAGGTGAAATAATAAAACTTGCGTTTTAAAAAAGAAGCCTATAGAATTAAAGGGCTTCTTTAAAAGTGGGGGCAGGACATGCCAGACCTGACCGAGGAACTTGATGCCCTTCAAAAAATTGAGGACGATATTCAAAAATCCGCCCAGAATGAAAAACAAACCAGAGAAGCGTTGGATAAAAGCTGTAAAGAGCTTAAGGACAGAGCAGGGGCCGCTAGACGAAAACTTATCGAGCGCATAAAGGGGGGCGAAACAACGGGCGATTCTATAAAAGACTTGGTGTTGGTAAGATATGGAGTTTTGGACGAAGAAAGAGAAAAGGTTTTCCGCGGGATTAACGAAAGACTCAAAAACCACCCCGGAGAATTTATTTTGATTCTTGAATGTCGCGAAGACACCTCTTGCTGCCACCCGCATCGACCCCACAATGAGCTATGTTACCACCTTGAGATAGAAATTTTCTTAGGTGTACTAACAACGACCACTCCGGCGTTGATTCTGAATAGCCGCGACGGGTCCTGCGCCCTGCCAACAGTAAAATACGTGTACTGGCGCAACCAGTCTCTGTCGCAAAAACCAGAACTTAAAAAGGGAAACGTAAAGTTTGGTGGGTGGTATGATTTGGGCAACGATCTTGATCAGATCCTTAGACGTGAATCTATTGCCCGGAACTGGCAGGAACCCCTAAAAAAGTTAGAGATCTTTATTGGAGACGTGGAAGTTGTAGGCTGGTTTAGGGAGCCGGCACGACAACAAGCCCGTGACTCACACTACAGTGAGGCCTGCAAACTTCTGGGCCGCACAGCTACCGAGCTTCCTGAAGTAAAAGAGGAACTTGCACGGCATCAGACAAGAACAATTGAAGCCCTTATTAAACTTAGTCACGAACGCCTAATACTGTCTGCAGAGGTCGGCCTTTTGTATAGACGAGAAGGAGAAATACCGCTGGGAGGTGTAAATGTTGATACAATCTGTGTACCCGATAAAACCAATCCCCTTACAGCAACAATATTGCTACGTCAGCAGTTGGCTAAAGTTGAAGAAAATCTCATAAAAGAACTGGAAACCGCAGTAACTCTTGGTCTGGGAGATACACCCTCTATAAAAGAACTCTGTCGTCAGTTTGAAATTAAACTGTCGCAGCCGTCGAGCTAAGCTTGGCGGTTTTATTTTTTTATGCTAAACTTAACATGGTTTTTCTTGGGGGAGAATGGATGATTCGCATTGTCACTCTTACTGGCGCGTCTGGTTCTGGGAAATCTACCATTATAAAAGGAGTTTTGTCCGGCATACCGCGTCTGGTGGAGCTTGTTCGCAGCACCACAACTCGTCTAAAACGCCCCAGTGATTTGGACGGCGAGTATGAATACATTTCCCGGCCCAAATTTGACGCTTGGGAAAAAAATGGCGTGTTTCTCTGGACAGTTGAAATGGTTGGGGTGGGCGACGAAAAGTACGGAACGCTTAAAACCCTTGTTGATTTTATCCTTAATAACCCCAAAGGAAAAATCGGCTTAATGCTCCTTAAGCCAGAAGCCGTGCTCACGCTTAAGTCCTATACCGAAGCAAAACTTGGCCAACAAGCATCAACTAAAATTGACAGCATCTTCATTAACTCTCCGCCCACGGGCATACTGCGCGAGCGTATGCTAAAACGCGGGGATTCGGAAAAGTCAGTTGAGCGGCGCCTTGAAGAGTGCAAAGACTGGGACCACATTGCCCACACCTCAAGAACTCCGGCCGGCGAAAGAACCATCAACCACTTCATAGACAACCATGAAGGCAGAGAAAATTTGGCCGTAGCTCACGTAATCCTTAGGATCCTGGAGCTAAGAAGACATGTTTGATCCCGCCAGAAGCGGGATCTTGTTTTTTGTAGAAAATTATTGCAGAATAACCATGTTCTTTAAAATCCAATGGGTGGACTATGCCACAAGATACGGGCTTTCTGCGGCCTGACGAGCTGCCGGATCTTCTTGCGAATTACTTGGAGAATTTAAATGACCCCGGAAAATTTCCCTTTACCCGCGGAATCTATCCTTCCATGTATCGCGGGAAAAAACCCACCCTGCGGCAATTTGCGGGACACGGCCTGGCCCAAGACACCAATGAACGTTTTAAGACAATCTTGGGTCTGGGCGGCGGCGGTCTTTCGGTTGCTTTTGATCTTCCTACGCTCATGGGGAAAGACCCGGACGACCCTCTGTCTCTGGGAACCGTGGGGAGCGAGGGTGTGGCCGTAACAACGCTGTATGACATGGAAAAACTTTTTGAAGGAATTCCCATTGATCAGATAACCGTCTCCATGACCATAAACGCTCCGGCTCCGATTATTTTTGCAATGTACATCGTGGCGGCAGAAAAACGCGGTGTAGCGCGAGCCCTCCTCGGGGGAACAATCCAAAACGATATCCTCAAAGAATACATCGCCCAAAAAGAGTGGCTTTTTCCTGTTGAAAAAGGAGTAAAATTCGCGGTTGATCCTATGGAATTTTGCGCCCGTCACATGCCTAAATGGCACCCCGTATCCATAAGCGGCTATCATATTCGGGAAGCGGGATCAAACGCGCTGCAGGAACTTGCCTATACTCTGGCCGACGGCATGTGTTACGTAGAAAAGTGCCTCGCCAGAGGACTGCGCCTTGAAGAGTTTGCTCCCCGCCTTTCTTTCTTTTTTGACGTCCACAATAATTTTTTTGAGGAGATTGCCAAACTTCGTGCCAGCCGCCGCCTGTGGGCAAAAATACTACGCGAGCGCTACCATGCCCCCCTTCCGGAATCATACGAAAATACCAAGGATCCGCGGCTGCAATCACTTTGGTGCAGAATCCATGCGCAAACCGCGGGATGCACCCTGACGCTTCAGGAACCAATGAATAATATCGTAAGGGTGGCGTATCAGGCGCTCGCCGCAATTCTGGGCGGAGCGCAGAGTGTGCATACCAACTCTTTTGACGAGGTTATTTGTACGCCCACAGAGAAGGCGCTGCGCCTTGCCATCCGCACCCAACAGATTCTGGTGCATGAAACCGAAATCTGCGATTGGGTTGACCCCCTGGGCGGATCATGGCTGGTTGAATCTCTCACCGATAAACTGGAACAAAAAGCAAGAGAAGAAATTGCATTGATTTACCGAAACCACGGGGGAATGGAGGGCGCAGTAAAGGCCTCCTACCCGCAAAGACAAATTGCCCGCGAGGCATATTATGACCAGAGGCGAGTGGAAAGAGGAGAACGAAAAGTTATCGGGGTCAACACTGCGGTTAACATAACACAGGAAGACGAGTTAGCAGATGTCCGTCGCGAGCTTCAAAAACGACGCGGTTTTGAAGAGCTCCATATTGAAAACGTAAGACGCATCAGGGCCGAACGCTCGCAGGAGGCAGTAGCGCGGGCGCTGGATGAGATAAGACGCGCTGCCGAAACTAATTTGAACCTCATGCCCGTCCTGATTGAGGCCGTAAAAACTTATGCTACCTTAGGCGAGATTTGCCATGCGCTTCAGGACGTTTGGGGTTCTTATCAGGAACGGGAAACCCCCTACTAACTAAAGGTCTTAGAAACCCCCACCACTTGGGGGTTTTGACTTATTGGTAAAGTTATTTAACAATGAGCCGGGGCGCGAATAAGCTCTGATTGGAAAGGGGGAGATGGCATGGACTTTAGTTTTACGGACGAGCAGCGAGCCATACAAAAATCCGTTCGTGAGTTTGTGGAACGCAACTTCCGAAAAGAACTCGTTGAGGAGTACGAACTTAAAGATGCGGAAAGTACGTCTTGGCCCTGGAAGCTCTTTGAAAAAATGGTTGAGGAACTGGGGGTTCAGGCAGCACCCATCCCCGAAGCATACGGTGGTCTGGGATTAGATACCGTAACATCAACCCTAATTATGGAGGAACTCTCCCGGGGGTGGACCGCCTTTGCTCTTTCGGCCTTTGCCGTTCCTTGTTCCCTTTACGCCTTCCCTATTTATACGTTCGGAACAATCAATCAGGCCGAACGTTTTGTTCTACCCCTAGTCAAAGGAGAAATTTTGGGCGGTTTTGCGCTAACCGAACCCAATGCCGGATCCTGGGCTGCTAACCAGCAAACCCGGGCCGAGCGCTACAGCAACGACGAGTATAGACTAAATGGCACCAAAACATTTATTACCAACTGCGGTCTTGCCCAATACTATGTGGTGTTTGCCAGAACCGATTTTGTGCCCGGAAAACTTCATCAAGGAATCTCCTGTTTTGTGGTGGACGGATGCAGGGCCGGTGTTGCCTCGCTTCCCATCAAAAAGTGGGGACAGAAAGCTTCACCCTTTGGAGAATTGGTTCTAACCGATTGTTTTGTGTCCAAAGAAAATTTGATTGGAAAAGAGGGTGAAGGGTATAAAATCGCCATGGCCACTCTTGATAACGGACGCGTTTTCATTGCCGCCCAAGCTCTGGGTATTGCTCAAGCCGCTTATGAGGAGGCGCTTGGTTATGCCAACCAACGAATTGTTTTTGGAGAAAAATTAAGTTCCCTGCAGCTTACGCAGGAAAAAATTGCCGACATGCGGGTGAAACTTGAGGCATCACGCCTCCTAACCTACAAAGCCGCGTGGCTCAAAGATCAAGGACTGCCTTTTTCGGAGGAGGCCTCCATCGCCAAACTTTACGCTTCCGAATGTGCTTGCCAAATTGCGGATAGCGCCATACAGCTTCATGGCGGCTATGGCTACACTAAAGAATTTGCCGCAATGCGTTTGTGGATTGAAGCGCGGGCTCTGCCGCTTTACGAGGGCACCTCGGAAGTTCAACGTCTCAAGATTGCAAGAAAAAATATCTGTGAGTAAAAAATTGTCCCGCTTACAGCAGGACGGCTTTTTAAATGCCTGTGCATAACTTTCATTGACGCCTATTACTCCGACTCCTAACCTAAAGTAAGCAACTTTACTAAGAAGGGAGAAAGAACATGCGCGAGCAGCTGCGCGATACTGTATTTTGGGTTGTCACTCTTCTACATAGCGTCTTGGGAACTTGCAATCGCCTGCGTACGGCATCGAGCGCCGAGAAAGACAAACGTCTTTATGGTTTTGGTTATAACGGCTCTCTCCCCGGACTCCCTCACTGCGATGACGTGGGACACCTGCTGATTGAGGGGCATTGTTTACGGACGCGCCACGGCGAGAGAAACCTTATTGATAATACCCAAGATGAACATTTACGAGGATCACGGGTAAGAGTAATTGCCACTCCTTGCATTAACTGCGTAAAAGACCTTGCCGCCAAAGAAGTTCGTGAGATCTTCTTTACCGGAAGCTACGCCAACGCCCTCGGGAAAGAGTTTATTGAAGAGATCTGCGCTCAAAAAGAAATTGCCCTGCAGCAAGTTCCCGTTGACTGGCAGGAAGCGCTGCAGACGATTTTGGACCGTCTGTCCGAACCGGGTGGAATTTTATATAATTCGGGGTACAAACTCCGGGTGGTAAAAGAAAAATTATGAGACCTAGACTAATCATTGGCCTTTTAGGGCAAAAGGGCGCCGGAAAGGGCCTGCTGGTTAAGACTGTTTCCAAATTGCTGCCGCAACATCGCGTTGCGGCACTTCGTTTTTCTGACCCCTTGCGTGAAATTGTTTCCATCCTCGGAAAAGAAGAATCCAGAGAAAATCTGCAGGCCTTGGGCACGGCGCTGCGCAATGCCTTTGGAGAAGAGGGGGTATTAAATTCGGCGCTTAGGGTGCGGCTGGAAAAACTTGACGCTGATATTGTCTTTTTTGACGGCATAAGAAAACAAAAAGAGGCGGAATTTATAAAGG
It includes:
- the gyrB gene encoding DNA topoisomerase (ATP-hydrolyzing) subunit B; protein product: MRAGSKTPTTKSGESYTAKDIYVLEGLEPVRKRPGMYIGSTGVDGLHHLIWEVLDNSIDEAMAGYAKNVAITLLGNNKVMVIDDGRGIPVETHKQTKKSALETVMTTLHAGAKFGGESYKVSGGLHGVGVSVVNALSIWMKTEVCRDGYQYAQEYSRGKPKYAVKKTGKCRGSGTAVTFEPDPEVFEKIQFDWERILDHIRQQAYLTKGVKISVIDRREGGRAKDNSSLETQYSFYFEGGIISYIQYLNRNEAPKHENIFYVSKEAGIDGKKLLVEAAFQYTDDLQGKEVSFANNIHTGEGGMHLTGFRTALTRALNDYARKNEYFKKDDETLTGDDVREGITAIISVKLREPQFEGQTKAKLGNPEARTAVETVVGESVKEWLEKYPRDAQEIIGKALLAQKARKAAKAARDTVLRKGAFEGLMLPGKLADCQSRNPEESELFLVEGDSAGGCFSGDTKIALLDGRNLSFRELIPEARAGKKHYCYTMRNDGSINIAQIVNPRLTKSKAEVIKIILDNDEEIVCTTDHKFMLADGSFKEARCLQPQDSLMPLYRQFSKLGGRITIKGYEMVYDPLELRWIFTHLLSDRYNLEHSTYLESDGAHRHHKDFNKLNNNPENIIRLTDENHLELHRRLAKMFLHRPEIQAKATATKRTATYREMARQKTLEKKGLFSRNAKKQWENDTYKQYMLKKFLEFYRTHEEYRKKNNQLLDKIQKKYWADEKNREKQALRTKEFFITNPDRKIRLAEIAKQQWRDEKLLRWRASKTRGQWTPEFRVKRYAAYNQTYLRKALEVLRQIYDKYGSASEQKYNEIRQRTGDRNLIRLSTVCQRFFENDQKKLTEAVINYNHKVKKVIPLAEHIDVYDLEVPETHNFALASGVFVHNSAKQGRDRKFQAILPLRGKILNVEKARLDKMLASKEIKSLIIALGAAIGDEFDESRLRYHRTVIMTDADVDGAHIRTLLLTLFYRYFPIVVERGYLYIAQPPLYRIQSGRVVHYAYSDAEKDKLVAEFKKQKLETKRVRTEAKGTEVSEEVMEETKGIIIQRYKGLGEMNPSQLWETTMDPQIRTMKQVTLEDATEADRIFDILMGDEVLPRKKFIQTHAKAVKNLDI
- the secE gene encoding preprotein translocase subunit SecE; translation: MNKFITFIKESRLELQKVTWPTREETIRYTMTVVVISAVVAIFLGGLDYIFQFILNKFIL
- the nusG gene encoding transcription termination/antitermination protein NusG, which produces MPKQTSEFGRNWYAVHTYSGYEDAVARNLKQRIESMGMEDKIFNVLVPVEKKIKIKNGKRRTVEEKIYPGYVLVEMVVTDDSWYVVRNTPRVTGFVGAGTTPAPLSQEEIDVLLKRMGQEEPKFKIEVNVGDPVKIIDGPFKDFDGKVAEVDQERGKIKVLVNMFGRDTPVELDSLQIKKL
- a CDS encoding four helix bundle protein; this encodes MATGLENLWVYKLAEDLEILVYEITKGFPRDEFYRSIDQLKRSSASVANNIAESYHKSSAKEKIRFIDIAMGEAEETKRNLIRSFRKGFVKEDSKQIVDEYTKLLNGLGAYRKFLLLGKIKPKP
- the rplK gene encoding 50S ribosomal protein L11 translates to MAKLVKTIIKLQIPAGKATPAPPVGTALGPHGVNIGEFVKKYNDATAQMEGDVVPVEITVYEDRTFDFKLKTPPASDLLRKAASVEKGSGEPNKNKVGSVTHADIRKIAERKLEDLNAETIEAAEKIVEGTARSMGIEVK
- a CDS encoding methylmalonyl-CoA mutase, with translation MPQDTGFLRPDELPDLLANYLENLNDPGKFPFTRGIYPSMYRGKKPTLRQFAGHGLAQDTNERFKTILGLGGGGLSVAFDLPTLMGKDPDDPLSLGTVGSEGVAVTTLYDMEKLFEGIPIDQITVSMTINAPAPIIFAMYIVAAEKRGVARALLGGTIQNDILKEYIAQKEWLFPVEKGVKFAVDPMEFCARHMPKWHPVSISGYHIREAGSNALQELAYTLADGMCYVEKCLARGLRLEEFAPRLSFFFDVHNNFFEEIAKLRASRRLWAKILRERYHAPLPESYENTKDPRLQSLWCRIHAQTAGCTLTLQEPMNNIVRVAYQALAAILGGAQSVHTNSFDEVICTPTEKALRLAIRTQQILVHETEICDWVDPLGGSWLVESLTDKLEQKAREEIALIYRNHGGMEGAVKASYPQRQIAREAYYDQRRVERGERKVIGVNTAVNITQEDELADVRRELQKRRGFEELHIENVRRIRAERSQEAVARALDEIRRAAETNLNLMPVLIEAVKTYATLGEICHALQDVWGSYQERETPY
- a CDS encoding acyl-CoA dehydrogenase family protein, yielding MDFSFTDEQRAIQKSVREFVERNFRKELVEEYELKDAESTSWPWKLFEKMVEELGVQAAPIPEAYGGLGLDTVTSTLIMEELSRGWTAFALSAFAVPCSLYAFPIYTFGTINQAERFVLPLVKGEILGGFALTEPNAGSWAANQQTRAERYSNDEYRLNGTKTFITNCGLAQYYVVFARTDFVPGKLHQGISCFVVDGCRAGVASLPIKKWGQKASPFGELVLTDCFVSKENLIGKEGEGYKIAMATLDNGRVFIAAQALGIAQAAYEEALGYANQRIVFGEKLSSLQLTQEKIADMRVKLEASRLLTYKAAWLKDQGLPFSEEASIAKLYASECACQIADSAIQLHGGYGYTKEFAAMRLWIEARALPLYEGTSEVQRLKIARKNICE